Proteins co-encoded in one Kocuria flava genomic window:
- the leuD gene encoding 3-isopropylmalate dehydratase small subunit, whose product MEKFTTHRGVGVPLKQSNVDTDQIIPAVYLKRITKTGFDDALFAAWRKDPGFVLNREPYRHGSVLVAGPDFGTGSSREHAVWALRDYGFAVVISARFADIFRGNSGKQGLLAAQVDQSDVELLWKLLEEHPGTEVEVDLEARTVTCDTVTVPFTIDDYTRWRLMEGLDDIGLTLQHEDAITAYEASRPAFKPTTLPART is encoded by the coding sequence ATGGAGAAGTTCACCACCCACCGCGGTGTCGGCGTCCCGCTGAAGCAGTCCAACGTCGACACCGACCAGATCATCCCCGCCGTCTACCTCAAGCGGATCACCAAGACCGGCTTCGACGACGCGCTGTTCGCGGCCTGGCGCAAGGACCCGGGCTTCGTGCTCAACCGCGAGCCCTACCGCCACGGCTCCGTGCTCGTGGCCGGGCCCGACTTCGGGACCGGCTCCTCGCGCGAGCACGCGGTGTGGGCGCTGCGCGACTACGGCTTCGCGGTCGTGATCTCGGCCCGCTTCGCCGACATCTTCCGCGGCAACTCGGGCAAGCAGGGCCTGCTGGCGGCGCAGGTCGACCAGTCCGACGTCGAGCTGCTGTGGAAGCTGCTGGAGGAGCACCCCGGCACGGAGGTCGAGGTGGACCTCGAGGCCCGCACCGTGACCTGCGACACCGTGACGGTGCCGTTCACGATCGACGACTACACCCGCTGGCGGCTGATGGAGGGCCTCGACGACATCGGGCTCACCCTCCAGCACGAGGACGCGATCACCGCCTACGAGGCCTCGCGGCCCGCGTTCAAGCCGACGACGCTGCCCGCGCGCACCTGA
- a CDS encoding GTPase — protein MSPAARGAPTLSDRLTALAQATDLAEGRLDDAAVAAARTVLDRAAERRSLSADHTVVGFFGATGSGKSSLFNAVLGRDVARTAARRPTTAEPLAAVWGEAGSEPLLDWLGVAQRHHAETPLPAPAVGGGRWTRVRERLTGPAAPEQPGGLILLDLPDFDSVSLHHRTIVQRLVGMVDVVVWVVDPQKYADALIHQEFIAPLARHGAVTMVVLNQADRLPAAEVPAVLRSLEDLLVQDGLPVTGLSRPVAVSAATGQGVEDLRARIREVADTRAAASARLDADVDDAAAGLAEASGEGQPAGITPEAEDRLTDGLERAANTAGIARAAGRSYTLHATAHTGWIATRWLQRFRKDPLRRLNLDRGETVNPEVNRTSLPPMGPAQRAAADAAVRTFAHDAAAGAPEPWTRSLRQAARTHEQHLPDELDQAVARTDFRARRRSWWWLVLDALQWLAMAALVAGLLWLLGLFLLEWFQVPVPPPPVVEGLPLPVPTLLVLAGVVTGLFTALTGRVLAGLGARLRERAVRRRLRASVADAGRRTVVEPVEDELAAHGAFREALGVLGR, from the coding sequence GTGAGCCCGGCGGCGCGCGGGGCGCCCACGCTCTCCGACCGGCTCACCGCGCTGGCCCAGGCCACCGACCTCGCCGAGGGCCGCCTCGACGACGCGGCCGTGGCCGCCGCCCGCACGGTCCTCGACCGCGCGGCCGAGCGCCGGTCGCTGTCGGCCGACCACACGGTCGTCGGCTTCTTCGGCGCCACCGGCTCCGGGAAGTCCAGCCTGTTCAACGCGGTGCTCGGCCGCGACGTCGCCCGCACCGCCGCCCGCCGGCCCACGACCGCGGAACCGCTCGCCGCCGTGTGGGGCGAGGCCGGCAGCGAGCCCCTGCTGGACTGGCTCGGCGTCGCCCAGCGCCACCACGCCGAGACCCCCCTGCCCGCGCCCGCGGTAGGCGGGGGCCGGTGGACCCGGGTGCGGGAACGGCTCACCGGCCCCGCGGCCCCCGAGCAGCCCGGCGGGCTGATCCTGCTGGACCTGCCCGACTTCGACTCCGTCAGCCTCCACCACCGCACGATCGTGCAGCGGCTCGTGGGCATGGTCGACGTCGTCGTGTGGGTCGTGGACCCCCAGAAGTACGCCGACGCCCTCATCCACCAGGAGTTCATCGCCCCGCTGGCCCGGCACGGGGCCGTGACCATGGTCGTGCTCAACCAGGCGGACCGGCTGCCCGCCGCCGAGGTGCCCGCCGTGCTGCGCTCCCTCGAGGACCTGCTCGTGCAGGACGGGCTGCCCGTCACGGGCCTGTCGAGGCCCGTGGCCGTCTCCGCGGCGACGGGGCAGGGCGTCGAGGACCTGCGCGCGCGCATCCGGGAGGTCGCCGACACCCGCGCCGCGGCCTCGGCGCGCCTGGACGCCGACGTCGACGACGCCGCCGCCGGGCTCGCCGAGGCCTCCGGCGAGGGCCAGCCCGCCGGCATCACCCCCGAGGCGGAGGACCGGCTCACCGACGGGCTGGAGCGGGCCGCCAACACCGCCGGCATCGCCCGCGCCGCCGGGAGGTCCTACACCCTCCACGCCACCGCGCACACCGGGTGGATCGCCACCCGCTGGCTGCAGCGGTTCCGCAAGGACCCGCTGCGCCGGCTCAACCTCGACCGGGGGGAGACCGTGAACCCCGAGGTCAACCGCACGTCCCTGCCGCCCATGGGCCCGGCCCAGCGGGCGGCCGCGGACGCCGCCGTGCGCACCTTCGCCCACGACGCCGCCGCCGGGGCGCCCGAGCCCTGGACGCGCTCGCTGCGCCAGGCCGCCCGCACCCACGAGCAGCACCTGCCGGACGAGCTCGACCAGGCCGTGGCCCGCACCGACTTCCGCGCCCGCCGCCGCTCCTGGTGGTGGCTCGTCCTCGACGCCCTGCAGTGGCTCGCGATGGCCGCCCTCGTCGCCGGGCTGCTGTGGCTGCTCGGGCTGTTCCTGCTCGAGTGGTTCCAGGTCCCCGTGCCGCCACCACCGGTCGTCGAGGGCCTCCCGCTGCCGGTGCCCACCCTGCTCGTGCTCGCCGGCGTGGTCACCGGGCTCTTCACGGCCCTCACCGGCCGGGTCCTGGCCGGGCTCGGCGCCCGGCTGCGGGAGCGGGCGGTGCGGCGCAGGCTGCGGGCCTCGGTCGCCGACGCCGGCCGGCGCACCGTCGTCGAGCCCGTCGAGGACGAGCTGGCGGCCCACGGCGCCTTCCGCGAGGCGCTGGGCGTGCTCGGCCGCTGA
- a CDS encoding carboxylate-amine ligase encodes MTPTPGPLRTFGVEEELLLVDADSFVPAPAGPEAVRRHAERAAPGPGSGHHVTTELQQEQIEVASPPVRGLAEQLEAVRRGRELADAAARRVGARAVALAAPVAPQQPHPAPDPRYAWLREHYGLVAREQLTCGLHVHVGVTGAAEGVAVLDRVRVWLPALLALSANSPLWYGRDTGFASFRYQTWARWPTSGPRDVLGSAAAYEEHCAALLRSGVARDRGMLYFDARLSARYPTVEVRIADVCLDAGHTAVLAALVRALVETAARQARTGLPAPDVDTGVLRAWSWQASASGTEGPLVSPATGAPAPAAEVVGELLAHVGPVLGDQGELAAVEDATAAVLRGGTGARHQRAAWAVRADPADVVRAALAATHG; translated from the coding sequence GTGACCCCGACCCCCGGCCCCCTCCGCACCTTCGGCGTCGAGGAGGAGCTGCTGCTCGTCGACGCCGACTCGTTCGTCCCGGCCCCGGCCGGTCCGGAGGCCGTGCGGCGGCACGCCGAGCGGGCCGCGCCGGGGCCCGGCAGCGGCCACCACGTCACCACGGAGCTGCAGCAGGAGCAGATCGAGGTCGCGAGCCCCCCGGTCCGGGGCCTGGCCGAGCAGCTCGAGGCCGTGCGCCGGGGCCGCGAGCTGGCCGACGCCGCCGCCCGCCGGGTGGGCGCCCGCGCCGTGGCCCTCGCCGCACCGGTGGCCCCGCAGCAGCCCCACCCCGCCCCGGACCCGCGCTACGCGTGGCTGCGGGAGCACTACGGCCTCGTGGCCCGCGAGCAGCTCACGTGCGGGCTGCACGTGCACGTGGGCGTCACCGGCGCCGCCGAGGGCGTGGCCGTGCTCGACCGCGTCCGCGTCTGGCTGCCCGCGCTGCTCGCCCTCAGCGCCAACTCCCCGCTGTGGTACGGGCGCGACACCGGGTTCGCCAGCTTCCGCTACCAGACCTGGGCCCGGTGGCCCACGTCCGGGCCCCGCGACGTGCTCGGCTCCGCGGCGGCCTACGAGGAGCACTGCGCGGCGCTGCTGCGCAGCGGCGTCGCCCGCGACCGCGGGATGCTCTACTTCGACGCCCGCCTCTCGGCCCGCTACCCGACCGTGGAGGTGCGCATCGCCGACGTGTGCCTCGACGCCGGGCACACCGCGGTGCTCGCCGCCCTGGTGCGGGCCCTCGTGGAGACGGCCGCCCGGCAGGCCCGGACCGGGCTGCCCGCCCCGGACGTGGACACCGGCGTGCTGCGGGCGTGGTCGTGGCAGGCGAGCGCCTCGGGCACCGAGGGGCCGCTGGTCTCGCCCGCCACGGGCGCCCCGGCCCCGGCCGCCGAGGTGGTGGGCGAGCTGCTCGCGCACGTGGGCCCCGTGCTCGGGGACCAGGGGGAGCTCGCCGCGGTCGAGGACGCCACGGCGGCCGTGCTGCGCGGGGGCACCGGGGCCCGGCACCAGCGCGCGGCCTGGGCGGTCCGGGCCGACCCGGCCGACGTCGTCCGCGCCGCCCTGGCCGCCACCCACGGCTGA
- a CDS encoding DUF2795 domain-containing protein has protein sequence MSENPNPIELQKHLGGLDYPVSKEDVVRRAEESGADGTVLEALRGLPERTFEKPTDVTEAVFGG, from the coding sequence GTGTCCGAGAACCCGAACCCCATCGAGCTGCAGAAGCACCTCGGCGGCCTGGACTACCCCGTCAGCAAGGAGGACGTGGTCCGGCGCGCCGAGGAGTCCGGCGCCGACGGCACCGTCCTGGAGGCCCTGCGCGGGCTGCCGGAGAGGACCTTCGAGAAGCCCACCGACGTGACCGAGGCGGTCTTCGGCGGCTGA
- a CDS encoding NADP-dependent oxidoreductase, whose translation MRALTYSRYGGPDVLELTDLPQPKVPPGWVLVDVRAAAVNPVDWKIMSGGLDALMDVQFPVVPGWDVSGVVAATGIDVPEWSPGDEVVAYARTDWVHGGTMAQQVALPARLLAPKPATATWEEAAALPLAGLSALQVVDRLGVAAGETVLVHNASGGVGGFAVQLAAARGARVIGTASPANHERVRALGAEPVAHGDGLPARVRELAPGGADVVVDLVGGVVEQTLAVLAEGGRHASIADDAVEAHGGTWMWVRPSAEDLAELVRTVDRGGLRIELDRTVELADAVAAYRLSAEGHARGKIVVRMP comes from the coding sequence ATGAGAGCACTGACCTACTCCCGCTACGGCGGCCCCGACGTCCTCGAGCTCACCGACCTGCCGCAGCCCAAGGTCCCCCCGGGGTGGGTGCTCGTGGACGTGCGCGCCGCCGCCGTGAACCCCGTCGACTGGAAGATCATGTCCGGGGGCCTCGACGCGCTGATGGACGTGCAGTTCCCGGTGGTCCCCGGCTGGGACGTCTCCGGAGTCGTGGCCGCGACCGGCATCGACGTGCCCGAGTGGTCCCCCGGCGACGAGGTGGTCGCCTACGCCCGCACCGACTGGGTGCACGGCGGCACGATGGCCCAGCAGGTCGCCCTGCCCGCCCGCCTGCTCGCCCCGAAGCCCGCCACCGCGACCTGGGAGGAGGCGGCGGCCCTGCCGCTGGCCGGGCTGAGCGCGCTGCAGGTCGTCGACCGGCTCGGGGTCGCCGCCGGGGAGACCGTGCTGGTGCACAACGCCTCCGGCGGCGTGGGCGGTTTCGCCGTCCAGCTCGCGGCCGCCCGCGGCGCGCGCGTGATCGGCACGGCCTCGCCCGCCAACCACGAGCGCGTGCGGGCGCTCGGCGCCGAGCCCGTGGCCCACGGCGACGGGCTGCCCGCCCGCGTGCGCGAGCTCGCCCCCGGGGGCGCCGACGTCGTGGTCGACCTCGTCGGCGGGGTCGTGGAGCAGACCCTGGCGGTGCTCGCCGAGGGCGGGCGCCACGCCTCGATCGCCGACGACGCCGTCGAGGCGCACGGCGGCACGTGGATGTGGGTCCGCCCCTCCGCCGAGGACCTCGCCGAGCTCGTGCGGACCGTGGACCGCGGCGGACTGCGCATCGAGCTCGACCGCACCGTGGAGCTGGCGGACGCGGTGGCGGCCTACCGGCTCAGCGCCGAGGGCCACGCCCGCGGCAAGATCGTCGTGCGCATGCCCTGA
- a CDS encoding dynamin family protein, which produces MGTVNDQTELLRALEDARALLAGADLPLSTAGAAHGREEIGRAVAQLDDYVLPRVRSLDAPLLAVVGGSTGAGKSTLVNALVGHPVTRAGAIRPTTRQPILVHHPRDAEAFATQRVLPHLSRIHARKVTPAGSTAADTASPHALPGTADGQALVLLAEPRIPEGVALLDAPDVDSISDENRRLAGQLLAAADLWLFVTTANRYADAVPWRLLVEAAQRRITVAVVLDRVPPGLETEIEEDLRRMLGEQGLAEAPVFTVPESPLNETGMLPPHVVAPVADYLAALGRDAAARSGIARRTLGGAVGSVADRARAAGEAVAAQHRVGEQLRSDVERAFDEALAAVVDSTRDGTLLRGEVLARWQDFVGTGEFFRGLEAGIGRLRDRVTAFLTGRPAPEVQVEEAIESGLQTVVVEETARAAETAERRWQDEPAGRALLGGSDLGSLPADFPARTAAQIRAWQGDLMDLIQREGADKRTKARAMSLGVNALTVVLMIAVFSTTGGLTGLEVGIAGGSGVVGTKLLEAVFGEDAVRRMAEEARRNLETRIRALLDEQAAVFLDRLDVLAGGSRAEELTTAAARVRAAAARLGAGQ; this is translated from the coding sequence ATGGGGACCGTGAACGACCAGACGGAGCTCCTGAGGGCCCTCGAGGACGCGCGGGCGCTGCTCGCCGGCGCGGACCTGCCCCTGTCCACGGCCGGCGCCGCGCACGGACGGGAGGAGATCGGGCGCGCCGTCGCGCAGCTCGACGACTACGTCCTGCCCCGCGTCCGGTCCCTCGACGCCCCGCTGCTCGCGGTGGTCGGCGGGTCGACGGGCGCCGGCAAGTCCACGCTCGTCAACGCGCTCGTGGGCCACCCGGTCACCCGGGCCGGCGCGATCCGCCCGACCACCCGCCAGCCCATCCTGGTGCACCACCCGCGCGACGCCGAGGCCTTCGCGACCCAGCGGGTGCTGCCGCACCTGAGCAGGATCCACGCGCGCAAGGTCACCCCGGCCGGCTCGACCGCCGCGGACACCGCCTCCCCGCACGCCCTGCCGGGCACCGCCGACGGCCAGGCCCTCGTCCTGCTCGCCGAACCGCGCATCCCCGAGGGCGTCGCCCTGCTCGACGCCCCCGACGTCGACTCCATCTCCGACGAGAACCGCCGGCTCGCCGGGCAGCTGCTGGCCGCGGCCGACCTGTGGCTGTTCGTCACGACCGCCAACCGCTACGCCGACGCCGTCCCGTGGCGGCTGCTCGTCGAGGCCGCGCAGCGGCGGATCACCGTGGCCGTGGTCCTGGACCGGGTGCCCCCCGGGCTCGAGACCGAGATCGAGGAGGACCTGCGGCGGATGCTGGGCGAGCAGGGCCTCGCCGAGGCCCCGGTCTTCACCGTCCCCGAGTCCCCGCTCAACGAGACCGGGATGCTGCCCCCGCACGTCGTCGCCCCCGTGGCGGACTACCTCGCCGCGCTCGGCCGCGACGCCGCGGCCCGCTCCGGGATCGCCCGCCGCACCCTCGGCGGCGCCGTGGGCTCGGTCGCCGACCGTGCCCGGGCCGCCGGGGAGGCCGTGGCCGCCCAGCACCGCGTCGGGGAGCAGCTGCGCAGCGACGTGGAGCGGGCCTTCGACGAGGCCCTCGCCGCCGTCGTCGACTCGACCCGGGACGGGACCCTGCTGCGCGGGGAGGTCCTCGCCCGGTGGCAGGACTTCGTCGGCACCGGCGAGTTCTTCCGCGGCCTCGAGGCCGGCATCGGACGGCTGCGCGACCGCGTCACCGCCTTCCTCACCGGCCGCCCGGCCCCCGAGGTCCAGGTCGAGGAGGCCATCGAGTCCGGGCTGCAGACCGTCGTCGTCGAGGAGACCGCCCGCGCCGCGGAGACCGCCGAGCGCCGCTGGCAGGACGAGCCCGCCGGCCGGGCCCTGCTGGGCGGGTCCGACCTCGGGAGCCTCCCGGCGGACTTCCCGGCCCGCACCGCCGCGCAGATCCGCGCCTGGCAGGGCGACCTCATGGACCTGATCCAGCGCGAGGGCGCCGACAAGCGCACGAAGGCGCGCGCGATGTCCCTGGGCGTCAACGCCCTGACCGTCGTGCTGATGATCGCCGTGTTCTCCACCACCGGCGGGCTCACGGGACTGGAGGTCGGCATCGCCGGCGGCTCCGGGGTCGTCGGCACGAAGCTGCTCGAGGCCGTCTTCGGCGAGGACGCCGTGCGCCGCATGGCCGAGGAGGCCCGCCGCAACCTGGAGACCCGCATCCGCGCGCTGCTCGACGAGCAGGCCGCGGTGTTCCTGGACCGGCTCGACGTCCTCGCGGGCGGGTCCCGCGCCGAGGAGCTCACGACCGCGGCCGCGCGCGTGCGCGCGGCCGCGGCCCGGCTGGGAGCGGGACAGTGA
- a CDS encoding TerC family protein, with protein MDVPVWGWAAVLAGIAAMLAVDLLAHRRPHAIAVREAAAWTAVWVACGTGFGVLVWALWGARAGQEYFSGYLVEKSLSVDNVFVWAVLLSWFAVPPRYQHRVLFLGVVGALVLRGAFIAAGAALIHAFEGVLYVFAAFLLWTGWRMARQREAQLNPDQSAVLRLFRRVVPMTDAYYGQRLLVRTGGALRATPLLAVLVLVEATDLLFALDSIPAVFAVKDEPFLVFTANAFAVLGLRAMYFLLADLMHRFVHLRLGLAAVLVWVGVKMALKVHVVEIPTGLSLAVIAALVGTSVLTSLHATRGQGRRPAERPEHPPFRAASAAEVAAAEPLWRRPRR; from the coding sequence ATGGACGTCCCGGTCTGGGGGTGGGCGGCCGTGCTCGCCGGGATCGCGGCGATGCTCGCCGTCGACCTGCTCGCCCACCGCCGCCCCCACGCCATCGCGGTGCGGGAGGCGGCGGCCTGGACGGCGGTGTGGGTCGCCTGCGGGACCGGCTTCGGCGTGCTCGTCTGGGCGCTGTGGGGGGCGCGGGCCGGCCAGGAGTACTTCTCGGGCTACCTGGTCGAGAAGTCCCTGTCGGTGGACAACGTCTTCGTGTGGGCCGTGCTCCTGTCCTGGTTCGCCGTGCCGCCCCGCTACCAGCACCGGGTGCTGTTCCTCGGGGTGGTCGGGGCGCTCGTGCTGCGCGGCGCGTTCATCGCCGCCGGGGCCGCGCTGATCCACGCCTTCGAGGGCGTCCTCTACGTCTTCGCGGCCTTCCTGCTGTGGACCGGCTGGCGGATGGCCCGCCAGCGGGAGGCGCAGCTGAACCCGGACCAGTCCGCGGTGCTGCGCCTGTTCCGGCGGGTGGTGCCCATGACCGACGCCTACTACGGCCAGCGCCTGCTCGTGCGCACCGGCGGCGCGCTGCGGGCCACCCCCCTGCTGGCCGTGCTCGTGCTCGTCGAGGCCACGGACCTGCTCTTCGCCCTCGACTCCATCCCGGCGGTCTTCGCCGTCAAGGACGAGCCGTTCCTGGTGTTCACCGCCAACGCCTTCGCGGTGCTCGGGCTGCGCGCGATGTACTTCCTGCTCGCCGACCTCATGCACCGCTTCGTCCACCTGCGCCTGGGCCTGGCCGCCGTGCTGGTGTGGGTGGGGGTGAAGATGGCGCTGAAGGTCCACGTCGTGGAGATCCCCACGGGGCTGTCCCTGGCGGTGATCGCGGCGCTCGTGGGGACCTCCGTCCTCACGAGCCTGCACGCCACGCGCGGGCAGGGCCGGCGCCCGGCCGAGCGCCCGGAGCACCCGCCCTTCCGGGCCGCCTCCGCGGCCGAGGTGGCCGCGGCGGAGCCGCTGTGGCGGCGGCCCCGCCGCTGA
- a CDS encoding esterase/lipase family protein — MRPLPRRPRRPHRPAGQLSELAADAAAWALDYAWAVRWQAAGLLRRADPHAFRRRTPGRPSVVLVPGIWERWTFLLPVARVLHEHGWDVVPVPGLAHNSGTIEEMARVVDDHVRREGLERCVLVAHSKGGLIGKQLLAHHNEATTIRGLVAVNTPFTGSALARLLPLPALRVFLPRSPELTALAASRHVDRHIVSVHGRFDPHIPGGSHLEGARNVRLGTRGHFRPLGDPRVHAVILAALEDLAASRDPQGADEPEAC, encoded by the coding sequence ATGCGCCCCCTTCCTCGACGCCCTCGCCGACCGCACCGTCCCGCCGGGCAGCTGAGCGAGCTCGCCGCCGACGCCGCGGCCTGGGCGCTGGACTACGCCTGGGCGGTGCGCTGGCAGGCCGCCGGGCTGCTGCGCCGGGCCGATCCGCACGCCTTCCGCCGCCGCACACCCGGACGGCCGTCGGTGGTGCTCGTCCCGGGCATCTGGGAGCGCTGGACCTTCCTGCTGCCCGTGGCCCGGGTGCTCCACGAGCACGGCTGGGACGTGGTTCCCGTGCCCGGACTGGCCCACAACTCCGGCACGATCGAGGAGATGGCCCGCGTCGTCGACGACCACGTGCGGCGGGAGGGGCTGGAGCGGTGCGTGCTCGTGGCCCACAGCAAGGGCGGGCTGATCGGCAAGCAGCTGCTCGCCCACCACAACGAGGCCACGACGATCCGGGGTCTCGTGGCCGTGAACACCCCGTTCACCGGCTCGGCGCTGGCCCGCCTGCTGCCCCTGCCGGCCCTGCGCGTGTTCCTGCCCCGCTCCCCGGAGCTGACCGCGCTGGCGGCGAGCCGGCACGTGGACCGGCACATCGTCTCCGTCCACGGCCGCTTCGACCCCCACATCCCGGGCGGCAGCCACCTGGAGGGGGCCCGCAACGTGCGGCTGGGCACGCGCGGGCACTTCCGCCCGCTGGGGGACCCCAGGGTCCACGCGGTGATCCTGGCCGCCCTCGAGGACCTCGCCGCGTCCCGGGACCCGCAGGGGGCTGACGAACCGGAAGCCTGCTGA
- a CDS encoding alpha/beta fold hydrolase: MPAAPPSPLTHRRLVVDGRAVEVRGTFDRGRPAVVLVHGIGVSGEYFLPLAAALAADRDVYALDLPGYGTAPGPRRPLSVPELARVLTGTVRALELRAPVLVGHSMGCQVVVDAVAGDPGLCAGWVLLGPTVDASARGPLRQAWRLLRDTLREPPATNRVILRNYLRMGPVRYLRTVRTMLADRIEADLPRCAAPGLVVRGAHDPIAPRRWAEQLARLAPRAGFLEIPAAAHAVQHTRPQELATACAPFLDALADRTVPPGS, from the coding sequence GTGCCCGCCGCCCCGCCCTCGCCCCTGACGCACCGGCGCCTCGTCGTGGACGGCCGCGCGGTCGAGGTGCGCGGCACCTTCGACCGCGGACGCCCGGCGGTCGTGCTCGTGCACGGGATCGGCGTCTCGGGGGAGTACTTCCTGCCCCTGGCCGCCGCGCTCGCGGCCGACCGGGACGTCTACGCCCTCGACCTGCCCGGCTACGGCACCGCGCCCGGGCCGCGGCGGCCCCTGTCCGTGCCCGAGCTCGCCCGGGTGCTCACCGGCACGGTGCGCGCCCTGGAGCTGCGCGCCCCGGTGCTCGTGGGCCACTCGATGGGCTGCCAGGTCGTCGTCGACGCGGTCGCCGGCGACCCCGGCCTGTGCGCGGGCTGGGTGCTGCTGGGGCCGACCGTGGACGCCTCCGCCCGCGGGCCCCTCCGGCAGGCATGGCGGCTGCTGCGCGACACCCTGCGGGAGCCGCCGGCCACCAACCGGGTGATCCTGCGCAACTACCTGCGCATGGGCCCGGTGCGCTACCTGCGCACCGTGCGCACCATGCTCGCCGACCGGATCGAGGCGGACCTGCCCCGCTGTGCCGCTCCCGGCCTCGTGGTCAGGGGGGCCCACGACCCCATCGCGCCGCGCCGGTGGGCCGAGCAGCTCGCCCGCCTCGCCCCCCGGGCCGGCTTCCTCGAGATCCCGGCCGCCGCCCACGCCGTCCAGCACACCCGACCCCAGGAGCTCGCCACCGCATGCGCCCCCTTCCTCGACGCCCTCGCCGACCGCACCGTCCCGCCGGGCAGCTGA
- the leuC gene encoding 3-isopropylmalate dehydratase large subunit, protein MPDTQSTTPRSPSTAPRGRTLAEKVWADHLVRQGEDGRPDLLYIDLHLLHEVTSPQAFEGLRLAGRGLRRPDLTIATEDHNTPTQDIFSRIADDTSRKQIETLRANCAEFGVRLHPLGDAEQGIVHVVGPQLGLTQPGMTVVCGDSHTSTHGAFGALAFGIGTSEVEHVMATQTLPLAPFRTMAITVEGTLRPGVSAKDIILAVIAKIGTGGGQGYVLEYRGSAIRSLSMEARMTICNMSIEAGARAGMIAPDQTTFDYVEGRPHAPTGADWDAAVAYWSTLRTDDDAVFDAEVFLDADELEPFVTWGTNPGQGVPLSRAVPDPEELGDDNERDNARRALEYMGLEPGTPMKEIAVDTVFLGSCTNSRIEDLRAAAEVVKGRRKAENVRMMVVPGSAKVRLQAEAEGLDKVFTDFGADWRFAGCSMCLGMNPDQLAPGERCASTSNRNFEGRQGKGGRTHLVSPVVAAATAVRGTLSSPSDLAPVGAGLAVA, encoded by the coding sequence ATGCCGGACACCCAGTCCACGACCCCTCGTTCCCCCAGCACGGCCCCGCGCGGGCGCACCCTCGCCGAGAAGGTGTGGGCGGACCACCTCGTGCGCCAGGGCGAGGACGGCCGGCCGGACCTGCTCTACATCGACCTGCACCTGCTGCACGAGGTGACCTCCCCGCAGGCCTTCGAGGGCCTGCGCCTGGCCGGGCGGGGCCTGCGCCGCCCGGACCTGACGATCGCCACCGAGGACCACAACACCCCGACGCAGGACATCTTCTCCCGCATCGCCGACGACACCTCGCGCAAGCAGATCGAGACGCTGCGGGCCAACTGCGCCGAGTTCGGGGTGCGGCTGCACCCCCTCGGCGACGCCGAGCAGGGCATCGTCCACGTCGTGGGCCCGCAGCTGGGCCTGACCCAGCCGGGGATGACGGTGGTGTGCGGGGACTCGCACACCTCCACCCACGGGGCCTTCGGCGCCCTGGCCTTCGGCATCGGCACCTCCGAGGTGGAGCACGTGATGGCCACCCAGACCCTGCCGCTGGCGCCCTTCCGGACGATGGCGATCACCGTCGAGGGCACGCTGCGCCCCGGGGTGTCCGCGAAGGACATCATCCTGGCCGTGATCGCCAAGATCGGCACCGGCGGCGGGCAGGGCTACGTGCTGGAGTACCGCGGCTCCGCGATCCGGTCGCTGTCCATGGAGGCGCGGATGACGATCTGCAACATGTCCATCGAGGCCGGGGCCCGCGCCGGGATGATCGCCCCGGACCAGACCACGTTCGACTACGTCGAGGGCCGCCCGCACGCGCCCACCGGCGCCGACTGGGACGCGGCCGTGGCGTACTGGTCGACGCTGCGCACCGACGACGACGCGGTCTTCGACGCCGAGGTCTTCCTGGACGCCGACGAGCTCGAGCCCTTCGTCACGTGGGGCACCAACCCGGGCCAGGGCGTGCCGCTGTCCCGCGCGGTGCCGGACCCGGAGGAGCTGGGCGACGACAACGAGCGGGACAACGCCCGCCGCGCCCTGGAGTACATGGGCCTGGAGCCGGGCACGCCGATGAAGGAGATCGCGGTGGACACCGTGTTCCTCGGCTCGTGCACCAACTCCCGGATCGAGGACCTGCGCGCGGCCGCGGAGGTGGTCAAGGGCCGGAGGAAGGCCGAGAACGTGCGCATGATGGTCGTGCCCGGCTCCGCCAAGGTGCGCCTGCAGGCCGAGGCCGAGGGCCTGGACAAGGTCTTCACCGACTTCGGCGCCGACTGGCGCTTCGCGGGCTGCTCGATGTGCCTGGGCATGAACCCCGACCAGCTGGCGCCGGGGGAGCGGTGCGCCTCCACGTCCAACCGCAACTTCGAGGGCCGCCAGGGCAAGGGCGGGCGCACCCACCTCGTCTCGCCCGTGGTGGCCGCCGCCACCGCGGTGCGCGGCACGCTGTCCTCCCCGTCGGACCTCGCCCCGGTCGGCGCCGGTCTGGCCGTCGCCTGA